The following DNA comes from Castanea sativa cultivar Marrone di Chiusa Pesio chromosome 10, ASM4071231v1.
CACAGAGATTGGCTTCACATAGCACCCTCAGTCTTTCAAGACCATAACGATCTGCAGCTGCAAGCAGATGCTGTGCCATCAAAGTAGAAGCCCATGTTGTGTTTAAACCAGTAAGCTCTTGCATGTCAGGTAGGGAGTCccaatacataaaatgaagCAAAGCCTGCATTATGGCACATGAGGTTAGATAACAATTATAAACATTTAACATAAATATCTTTCTAGGTAAATTTACTATCCCCAGGAGTGAGGCTGAGCTTGGAAAAGTAGAGGGAAAAAAACCTAAGAGAAATATtggaaaataattattatggGATAAAGACTAAGTGTAAACAATTAATATGAAGAACCCCAATGCTAAGTATTAACTACCAGATGAAATAGAAACCCCAAGATAGAagggtattttttttccaacctTAAAAACAGGAGCCTCCATGTCTTCAACTTTTATACACTGGGTATTCTGATCCCTCATTGGACCAAATAATTGGGCTCTAAATACAGGTGAGCGAGTTGCAAGTACCAATTTATGAGCAGCAAAAGTTTCCCCATCAacttcaaaattcacatctgtTCCCTTTCCAGTTTCCAATAGCTGCCCAAAATTCAGACCAATGTTAGAAGATGGTACTGCAATAGAGTAGATCCTAGGACCCTCGGTGTATGATCTCACAACGCCTACACTACAGTTAACCGAGAGGCAATCATCCTTGAGGTAGTCTGATGTCTCTAAAGCAGTTCTTTTGAAAAACCGTTTGTAACCCCTGCAgcatccaacaacaaaaaattatcataCCACACTTGCCACTCGATTACATTAAACAAGAACTGGGGCAAAAGGTATACACCTAAAAATGATTGGATGCAGGTTATAAGTATAACACGATAGGAGGTGGAAAATAGTTCATGTAAAGGCATTATTGTACATATTGACctctttcaaaatcaaaacttccaattccaaaacaaataaaataaatagccAATGGCTATTACTTACAATTCCTAATCATGCCATTGGTTTCATTACAACTACCCACTTTTATTTTGTCTTAAAGTGCATTTAATACATCagtaaatagatttttttttctcgtaAATATACAATCAAACTACACCCAGATATCAAGAAAAACATATAACAACCAAAGAACCCAATacacaaacataaaaataaaaataaaacaccttCATAATCTCATAACAATTATCACCAAGATCATGGAAAAAACGACCAAGAAATTAAACAAGAACTATCAATTACCACATGCTGCCGCGATATTTGAGCGTGTAAGGCCCACTGTCCGGAGTTCTCCCGAAATGGGTATGAACCTTATGCCTCTCTTTCCCACTCTGATCCAAAAGCGTCAATTCAAAAAGTGCTCTCACATCAGTGCCTTCGCTGGCCAAAGCTATAAAAAGCGAAACGTACGTAGCATTGTCCTCCAAACTCTTACCGTCCGGGTAAAAATAGATCGCCCAAGAGTACCCGCCGACGACGAAAGTATCGGACGCCACGTACTTTCCGATCCCCATGCCTTTCGAGAGCGAGTACCCCGAGATCTTGAACTGGTGGGACCCATTCACCGTCTCGGTCATCGAGGTCGATGTCGTCGTGCTCGGAGTCGAGCAAGACGATGAAGACGAAGACGAATTCGCCAACGTGGACTCGCAACACGGAAATATCGGCCTCGAATTAGGGTTTTCCCTGAAAACCCgtcccattttttatttttttttccgcCGCGGCGCGAGGATCGCGATCTCGGAGCTCAATTTGAGGGGAAATAGAGgtgttaagatttttttttttctcgggaAAGTAgggtgtttggttggtgagaaaatCTAGGGTTTGATCGAGTTGTGTGGCTATATATGTTTCTCGAAGCTtcaattttgagagagagagagagagagatgactgAAATTTGGGAATGGACTTTCCTTTTAATAAgttgtgaatttatttttatttctatttttattttcatttttttgtctGAGAGAAAATTATTGGTGAGAGAGGCGGGCTAAACTGGCTAAGCGTACCTGCTCTCCTACATCATTTTGGTACACGCGCTGTTCTTCTCTATTACACGCATTCTATACGGCTTGGCGTGCCATTTTCGCGGATTTTAGTgttgtttggtagagtagtttgagatgaaatttttgtaattttttgaaatacgtatAAATGAGCAATTGTATCAGTTGGTGTATAAGTgtgtataataataaaaaaaatgctcaaatttacacatttttgttcaaaaacaGCCCACATTAGTTAGTGCATAAGTGTGTATATTTTACATTTTCGTTCAaattgctacagtaccgtgtaaatatacacggttattgtagctgtgcaaattattattttatatttttttctctcacctctcttctttctccatttgacttctctctctctgcctctccctctccctcttcctcttcctcttcctctgaACAGGACAAAACTCATCAACCACCGACCATCGACCACTGTCCAACTACCACCAAAATAACAccacccaccaccacaacaGCACCACCCACCTCCGCAACCTAGCAACACCCACCATCACCACCGCAGCCAATCACAACACCTTATAACACAAAATTGAcccaaaaatcaacaaaaaattaaactaaaatcaacccaaaataaacaaaaacataaaccaAATTCAAAGGAAACCCAGAAAACCCCCTTTGCCTCAACCCATAAACAAAGGAtggagctcggatcggagctcAGTCAGATTGAGAAACAGAGGACGAagctcggatcggagctcgtggattGGAGCGGATcggagagttgatcgagagggagagttgatctgaaatgggtagagagagagagagagagaaatgaatcagaaatgaacaaaaggagagagagagcgcaCGTATATAGCTCTGGCagttgagagaaataataaaaaattgtgaggaaattgattatttaattaatagaggtggtagaatagatgaactgatgtgggtgttttgtaaatgtgaatgtgtaaaatcttaaaagtaggtttttgtgtaaaatagacggaatCTTTTAcacgagctgatgtggttgctctaaaaaagtgtatgaaaatgtgtgtaagAGCAATCACACCAGTCCCTCTaaaatcttctaaaatagaaaaaaaaaaaaaaaaaaaactaccaattttacacattttgagcaaaaaaaacacccacatcagtgggtgtaaaaatgcacaaaattgtgcaaatccaTCAACGAGCaatagtaaccgtgtatatttacacggttactgtagctcgtttatccattattttattaatttccgttcgctcatttttttctctttcttctccgtgctcaacaaaccTAGTTAACTACTcatattcttctttttcctcagatgcacacaaacacacccacacacaaacacatccacacagagatacacttgcttaaaaaaaaagaaaaaaaaagaagagatacacaaacacagatcggtgcttgactggatcagagctcgtgggtcttgcctgTGGATCGTGGATCAGAGCTCGTGGCTCAGAGCTCAGATTGGAGCTTGGAGCTCGGAGCTCATGGATCGTGGATTGGAGCTCGTGGATTGGAGCGGgtcggagctagggagagttgatctgagagagagagagagagagagagagagagagagagagagagcaataaagaaacaaatcagaaatgggtagagagagagagagagagagagagagagagagcgcgcgtATATATCTCGGGtagttgagagaaataataaaaaatgtgagaaaattgattatttaattaaaagaggtgataaaatagatgaactgatgtgggtgttttgtaaaagtggatgtgtaaaatataaaaagtaagtttttagtgtaaaaataaatgtgtaaaatagaggaactgatgtggttgctctaatattgtttaaaatgtaaaaatgtgagtttgaactTAGAGATCAAATAGACCCTCATTTTGTCTAatacaaggttttttttttggtactaaagtgatgagaatcaatgaaattcaattgttttaaaaaaaaatttgtatctatAGTGGTACTCTTGTGTGATTTCAAAGTGAGAATAAAAGCTCTAGTTAGTAAGCATGAAtacactttgtttttttttttttttgataaccacGTATAGACTATTTGATTGTTAAGCTTAAGAATCTTGTAGTTCAATTTCAATTGGCATCTCTTggtatttttagtaaaaatattcataattcaAATCTCTACACCATTAGCTATTGAtgtataggaaaaaaaatactaagacTTTAATGGGTTGGAAGGAAAGCAAGaacagaaaagagaaaatagttGATTTTCCAATTTGGTTGCAaacaagagaaaagaaacatgaaTAAGGAgtgagttctagttagctcaactggtaaagttttttatggttgaataaaagatctgagGTTTAATCgccacttacaccaaaaactaattggtgtattagtttgatgataaagaactatcatcaagaacaaacgtcataggttgaaacgctctaaaaaaaaacatgaataaaAAGTGATGCAATTTATGTGGGTCTACCATTTTGGTATCAACCCCATTGGGCAAAAATGAGTGGTTTGGGAGAGCACTGTTGAGTGCTGAGGGAATTCATGAAaccaatataatttaattaggCATGAATTATGTTTgatatatcaatatttttaactaatatgatgatgatgatgaggattttttaaaataattttcaagtaTAGGGACTAGAgtaaaacttttatatttaaaagaatGGTTTCGAAGTAAAGGTTAATTGTTAAGGACTATATATGCAgtttaactattttttatataaatttttattgatacAATATAATTCTAACatatgatgtatgttttatGATAACTAATCTTTATCATCATaataaaacattattattttacCTATTAAACTTTCACCAAACCCCATTTAATTGAAGGAATTCTATCAAAAACTTTGCCAAACTCTCATGTAATCTTATCAAGTTGGTCATATAGATCAAATCAGACTGAGCTAACCTAATACTGAATATCTAAAACATTATTTAGTGAAATAAAGGATTAATAAGAACTTTTACACtcaattgatttatattttaatagaaaaagTGAGGCACACTTAGTTTGATTATAGAAAACCAACTTTTTTgtcttcaaaaaattaatataggaatttttattaataatagagTTGTGTACACCTAAGGtataaggctgcgtttgtttgagtgtaaaatattttccgagtggaaaataatttcaggtgaaaatatttttgggaaaggaaaatattttctagtgtttggttgcattttaaaaaatactttgaaaaatattttttggtgttCGGTTGTATccttgaaaatactatagaaaacatattttctacttgttgctcacattttttCGGCtttcaaacaaatatataatataatttctcaatagataaacacaaaacaaacaaaacccaacaaaaaaattcatcaaatctaGTCAattgagagaagaaggaagagagaccGGTGCGATTGGGTTCGATCTCGCGGCGGAGGGGACTGGGTTTGATCTCGCGGCGAAGGCGACTGGGTTCGATCTCGCGGAGTGGTGGGTTCGTCAGAGTGGTGGGTTTGACAAATGGGTTCATCGGAGTGGTGGGTTCGTCAGAGTGGGTTTGAGGAATGGGTTTTCTAGGTTTCAGGGATGGGTGTGATGGGATGCAACCAAATCGGGTTGAGTTTGAACAAGAAAAAATGGAGGGGACGGCGAAGCTAGAGGGGAGTTCAGATGACGCCTTGTGGTTTGGGCATTGCTCGACGAAGATGGAGGGGACTTTCGGCGAGGGTGGGTTTGAACAGATGGGTCCTAGGTGTGTGGATCGGAGAGGGTTGAGCTCAGACTGGCGTGAGGGAAAGTGTGGAGGTCGACTGGCGTGAGGGAGAGTGTGAGAACCCGAGAGAGTGTGTGAGAGGCGGAAAtgaattgaaggtaaaatataAACGAAAATGGTTTTACGGGTGGGAAAGGGTATTTTACGGTCAAAGTGTAAGTGattttcagtttgaccaaattttcaattgctgccaaacacacacaaatatgtaaaatattttctgaaactGATTTACCAgtgaaacaaacgcagcctaaaatGCAAATTCTTTAAAATCTTAATCGTTTAAGAAATGTAAACTCTATATGACTTGATTTGGGAGTTACTGTTGGGGTTTCAAATAATCATGAAATGCACCGTTTCACTATCGATTCAGCAATTAAGCGCACCGTTTCACTTACACTAGTGGCTGAGTATAGAAGACTGAAAACGGTGTCGTTTGGTGCATTCAAAGATCAGTTACAGTAAACACGAAAATCAGTTGGTTTGATCACTTGCTCTCCTTCCT
Coding sequences within:
- the LOC142612640 gene encoding BTB/POZ and MATH domain-containing protein 2-like isoform X1, with amino-acid sequence MGRVFRENPNSRPIFPCCESTLANSSSSSSSCSTPSTTTSTSMTETVNGSHQFKISGYSLSKGMGIGKYVASDTFVVGGYSWAIYFYPDGKSLEDNATYVSLFIALASEGTDVRALFELTLLDQSGKERHKVHTHFGRTPDSGPYTLKYRGSMWGYKRFFKRTALETSDYLKDDCLSVNCSVGVVRSYTEGPRIYSIAVPSSNIGLNFGQLLETGKGTDVNFEVDGETFAAHKLVLATRSPVFRAQLFGPMRDQNTQCIKVEDMEAPVFKALLHFMYWDSLPDMQELTGLNTTWASTLMAQHLLAAADRYGLERLRVLCEANLCEGVAINTVATTLALAEQHHCFQLKAVCLKFVALPENLRAVMQTDGFEYLKQSCPTVLTELLEYVARVSEHSVILCRHGNEAILDGSDVNGRRVKQRL
- the LOC142612640 gene encoding BTB/POZ and MATH domain-containing protein 2-like isoform X2; its protein translation is MGRVFRENPNSRPIFPCCESTLANSSSSSSSCSTPSTTTSTSMTETVNGSHQFKISGYSLSKGMGIGKYVASDTFVVGGYSWAIYFYPDGKSLEDNATYVSLFIALASEGTDVRALFELTLLDQSGKERHKVHTHFGRTPDSGPYTLKYRGSMWGYKRFFKRTALETSDYLKDDCLSVNCSVGVVRSYTEGPRIYSIAVPSSNIGLNFGQLLETGKGTDVNFEVDGETFAAHKLVLATRSPVFRAQLFGPMRDQNTQCIKVEDMEAPVFKALLHFMYWDSLPDMQELTGLNTTWASTLMAQHLLAAADRYGLERLRVLCEANLCEGVAINTVATTLALAEQHHCFQLKAVCLKFVALPENLRDRWL